One region of Danio aesculapii chromosome 7, fDanAes4.1, whole genome shotgun sequence genomic DNA includes:
- the rtn3 gene encoding reticulon-3 isoform X3, which yields MADPMTQSSQISSSQGLNDGHSAASKDSKFSDSFFSSPVSLIQSPQDKRVVLGSDKPSENVATSLRFSSQSSSFSPVVYGTESSGSSGDNIDRTFKEKRELFDSPFGTENQESPVKTSPVSERIKALEALAAKQNDFDRHDGGFPHFKERHYEKSPTESHGTSSRLSFQKRTASNEQESPESPFEVLGEARRGSDFEDTADWMRAHLPPAPDFNTEEHDLDEGNESPMVQESPSKVMKPNNIETTEIPESFAGVPDQFMDSPIRVADDNNKSKHDENKQTKQESVEEDSEFDLNFLPTAYMWEKQEKAETDNQGYQVFPDNKELPSSPAPPADFGSPSPTMSQQIEPSPTQHSNISKGSLEPAEIQEVDSSGESDDTVIEEAMSIPTLGNNDLDPKTPKDEETIPNNEKQSIQVPIINVIETEEQVLSDDEDQQLEMEQDIEDNEDCQIVKGEGRGSSEQDHSEVEQVKTVETEERKPDGEISSQKSNTDTDADHSPGHKAIEEDYESGIYLQSSPDSGGVNSEDSQEQSFMSQNLVSFEPLKESFLDKELDKTSEILFDLPPDIGSPSNEPSDVETYLDHYASEELALKDQLNSSCFKENKVEKTELPKAACLPDNKNISTLVHESFENITDDFNETLNEFRLDYESVPEPFLTDPSSDYPDDIETILPQNKMPSFDSEDLKSEIKTSTLQEQKLPVQSTDQLPPVQENPPAPFPSFHNEQSSKISDVVTGSVANEDAELPVITKSEPQVMIPKDLLVRPDSPETMSDTETLEAECSVTAATDSFVEFMRECLKSRQDEEPEALSPGHKTTDQNTKSAGNQSSPTMIMDLEQERLTISALKELGSSQEEEDENIITTKAVPKLEKAPLPTPNPAPSVTSSSHTLPNEYQPDSLLPKEVEAIDIWVAEAYHLAEHVLTAILTHLTVNDLVHWRDPKKSGVVFGVSLLLLLSLAAFSVISVVSYLLLSLLCVTISFRIYKSVIQAVQKSNEGHPFKALMDKDVTVPPETFRKHVDGCLSHVNRALKQMSRLFLVEDLVDSLKLAVVMWLLTYVGAVFNGITILILADILLFSVPPIYEKNKTQIDHYIDIARTQFNTTIAKLQEKLPGAMKRCKAE from the exons ATTCCTTTTTTTCTTCGCCTGTATCTCTCATTCAGTCTCCTCAAG ACAAAAGAGTGGTATTGGGCTCTGACAAGCCTTCAGAAAATGTGGCCACCTCTCTTCGCTTTTCTTCTCAGTCAAGTTCCTTTTCTCCAGTTGTTTATGGAACTGAATCCTCAGGGTCATCTGGTGACAACATAGATCGTACCTTCAAAGAGAAACGGGAGCTTTTTGATTCACCTTTTGGCACTGAAAATCAAGAGTCCCCTGTAAAGACATCCCCAGTGTCTGAAAGAATCAAAGCATTGGAAGCATTAGCTGCAAAGCAAAACGATTTTGATAGACATGATGGAGGCTTTCCACATTTTAAAGAGCGTCATTATGAGAAGTCCCCTACAGAATCACATGGAACTTCCTCCCGTTTGTCCTTTCAGAAAAGGACTGCATCAAATGAGCAGGAATCTCCAGAATCACCCTTTGAAGTGCTTGGTGAAGCTAGGCGTGGAAGTGACTTTGAGGACACCGCTGATTGGATGAGAGCTCACTTGCCTCCCGCACCAGATTTCAACACTGAAGAACATGATCTTGATGAGGGAAATGAGTCCCCCATGGTGCAAGAGAGTCCATCTAAAGTAATGAAACCAAACAATATAGAAACTACAGAAATTCCAGAGTCTTTTGCAGGAGTTCCTGATCAGTTTATGGACAGTCCAATAAGAGTGGCAGATGACAACAATAAGTCAAAGCATGATGagaacaagcaaacaaaacaagAGAGTGTTGAGGAAGATTCTGAATTTGACCTGAATTTCTTACCTACAGCCTATATGTGGGAGAAGCAAGAAAAAGCAGAAACAGACAATCAAGGCTATCAGGTATTCCCTGACAATAAAGAGCTTCCGTCCTCCCCTGCCCCTCCTGCAGATTTTGGATCTCCATCACCCACCATGTCCCAACAAATTGAGCCTAGTCCAACACAACATTCTAATATTTCAAAGGGAAGTTTGGAACCTGCTGAAATCCAAGAGGTAGACAGCTCTGGGGAGTCAGATGATACAGTGATTGAGGAAGCCATGAGCatcccaacattgggaaacaatGACCTTGACCCCAAAACCCCCAAGGATGAGGAAACCATTCCAAACAATGAAAAACAATCAATTCAGGTACCTATTATTAATGTGATTGAAACTGAGGAGCAAGTTTTAAGTGATGATGAAGATCAGCAACTTGAGATGGAACAAGACATTGAAGATAATGAAGATTGTCAGATAGTGAAAGGAGAAGGCAGAGGGTCATCAGAGCAAGACCACTCAGAGGTAGAACAGGTGAAAACTGTAGAAACTGAAGAGCGTAAACCTGATGGTGAAATTTCCTCACAGAAAAGCAATACTGACACTGATGCTGATCACTCTCCTGGACACAAGGCTATTGAAGAGGATTATGAGAGTGGAATTTACCTCCAGTCTTCTCCGGACTCTGGAGGCGTGAATTCGGAGGACTCTCAAGAGCAATCATTTATGTCTCAGAATTTAGTGTCCTTTGAACCCCTTAAAGAGTCATTCCTTGATAAAGAGCTTGACAAGACCTCTGAAATACTGTTTGACCTTCCCCCTGATATTGGTTCCCCCTCAAATGAGCCCAGTGACGTAGAGACTTACCTTGATCACTATGCCAGTGAAGAGCTTGCTTTAAAAGACCAGTTGAATTcttcttgttttaaggagaatAAAGTCGAGAAAACGGAGCTTCCGAAGGCAGCCTGTCTTCCAGATAATAAAAACATCAGTACACTTGTTCACGAATCCTTTGAAAACATTACAGATGATTTCAATGAGACACTCAACGAGTTCAGGCTAGATTATGAATCTGTGCCTGAGCCCTTCCTTACTGACCCTTCATCTGATTATCCTGATGATATTGAGACTATTCTCCCTCAAAACAAAATGCCAAGTTTTGATTCTGAAGATCTGAAATCAGAAATCAAGACTTCTACCTTGCAGGAACAAAAGTTACCAGTCCAGTCTACTGACCAACTGCCCCCGGTTCAAGAAAACCCACCTGCACCATTTCCCTCTTTCCACAATGAGCAGTCTAGCAAAATCAGTGATGTTGTTACTGGCTCTGTGGCAAATGAGGATGCTGAGTTACCAGTAATAACCAAATCTGAACCTCAAGTTATGATCCCCAAAGACCTTTTAGTTAGACCGGATTCACCAGAGACAATGAGTGATACAGAGACACTTGAAGCAGAATGTTCTGTAACAGCAGCAACCGACAGCTTTGTGGAGTTCATGAGAGAGTGTCTAAAATCACGGCAGGATGAGGAACCTGAGGCCCTCAGTCCCGGACACAAAACTACAGATCAGAATACCAAATCAGCTGGCAACCAATCCTCCCCAACAATGATCATGGATTTGGAGCAAGAGCGCCTCACAATTTCTGCTTTGAAAGAGCTCGGGAGCAGCCAAGAAGAGGAAGATGAGAATATTATAACAACGAAGGCCGTTCCAAAGCTTGAAAAAGCTCCACTTCCTACACCTAATCCTGCGCCCTCAGTCACCTCATCTTCTCACACTCTTCCAAATGAGTATCAGCCTGATTCCTTACTTCCCAAAGAGGTAGAGGCAATCGACATTTGGGTAGCAGAGGCCTACCACCTTGCAGAGCATGTCTTGACAGCAATACTAACCCACCTTACAG TGAATGACCTGGTGCACTGGCGGGACCCTAAGAAGTCAGGTGTGGTGTTTGGCGTGTCGCTGCTGTTGCTGCTTTCTCTGGCAGCGTTTAGCGTGATCAGCGTGGTCTCCTACCTGCTCTTGTCCCTGCTCTGCGTCACCATTTCTTTCCGTATCTACAAGTCTGTCATCCAGGCGGTCCAGAAGTCCAATGAAGGACACCCCTTCAA GGCTCTGATGGATAAAGATGTCACCGTCCCACCCGAGACTTTCCGCAAGCACGTGGATGGGTGTCTGAGCCACGTCAACCGCGCGCTCAAGCAGATGAGCCGCCTCTTCCTGGTCGAGGATCTGGTGGATTCCCTTAAG CTGGCGGTGGTTATGTGGCTGCTGACGTATGTTGGTGCCGTTTTTAATGGCATCACCATCCTCATCCTCG CCGACATCCTGCTCTTCAGTGTACCGCCCATCTATGAGAAAAACAAG ACCCAGATTGACCATTACATAGACATCGCACGCACTCAATTCAACACTACAATCGCCAA GCTACAAGAGAAGCTCCCCGGAGCCATGAAGCGCTGTAAAGCAGAATGA